Proteins encoded by one window of Mariniplasma anaerobium:
- a CDS encoding RluA family pseudouridine synthase produces the protein MINFQIDAQFNQLKIREFLASFHLSKSKIYNFELHKSALLNHVYKGLDERLQTNDQLSLDFIGFHTNPLIPFDGDIKVIYEDEDILILNKQAFILVHTDGITNDTLTNRIAFHYETNYPILPVHRIDYETSGLLVFAKHPLSHAYLSRLFEEREVEKTYLAYVNGVVEKDEGWIKESIGKDRHKNRQRVTKDGQDAQTYYKVIKRFKNQTLLEVNIIGGRKHQIRVHLAYINHPVINDEIYGVKKNEDQGLKLHFKHIKFIHPRSRTLFEIDTNQSA, from the coding sequence ATGATTAATTTTCAAATAGATGCACAATTTAATCAATTAAAGATTAGAGAGTTTTTAGCATCTTTTCATTTATCAAAATCAAAGATATACAATTTTGAACTACATAAAAGTGCATTGCTTAATCATGTGTATAAAGGTCTTGATGAACGTCTTCAAACAAATGATCAATTATCACTAGATTTTATTGGATTTCATACAAATCCTTTGATTCCTTTTGATGGAGATATTAAAGTAATTTATGAAGATGAAGATATTCTTATTTTAAATAAACAAGCATTTATATTAGTACATACAGATGGAATTACAAATGATACATTAACTAATAGAATTGCATTTCATTATGAAACGAATTATCCTATATTACCTGTTCATCGTATTGATTATGAGACAAGTGGTCTTTTAGTCTTTGCTAAACATCCATTATCTCATGCTTATTTATCTAGACTTTTTGAAGAAAGAGAAGTAGAAAAGACATATTTAGCTTATGTAAATGGTGTGGTTGAAAAAGACGAAGGATGGATCAAGGAATCTATTGGAAAAGATAGACATAAAAACAGACAAAGAGTAACAAAAGATGGACAAGATGCCCAAACTTATTATAAAGTTATTAAAAGATTTAAAAATCAAACACTATTAGAGGTGAATATTATCGGTGGTAGAAAACACCAAATAAGAGTTCATCTTGCATATATCAATCATCCAGTTATAAATGATGAAATATATGGAGTGAAAAAAAATGAAGATCAAGGATTGAAATTGCATTTTAAACATATTAAATTCATACATCCTAGAAGTAGAACGTTGTTTGAAATAGATACAAATCAAAGCGCGTAA
- a CDS encoding TPM domain-containing protein — protein sequence MNQIQHKTNITTYHRFITKLLVLMTFLTLSLVLLGCETSQVPKPTNLFYINDFAEVLTDATVINIANEGKRLYKDTNSYINSGTELVVSTFLVDNQEDIDAFDSSNLFYQWAVGREEMGLLVLIFFEKTDTRIELIDTKIEVGTRLENFITKAQLELIVDQTLYHATWDDDDYIDLPIMLMYYEILEAIYMNVYDYVSFTYDMEIYELYIASYRSDQEPSRVSMSYIEYALFQIGIDNDILLISISMFTVLLISLSYYIIRRDTNLTILKREKNKNKKEL from the coding sequence ATGAATCAAATTCAGCATAAAACCAATATAACTACATATCATAGGTTTATCACTAAACTACTTGTGCTGATGACTTTTTTAACTTTGTCACTAGTTCTTTTAGGCTGTGAAACAAGTCAAGTCCCAAAACCAACTAACTTATTTTATATCAATGATTTTGCAGAAGTTTTAACTGATGCAACCGTAATTAATATCGCAAATGAAGGGAAACGTTTATATAAGGATACGAATTCCTATATAAATAGTGGTACTGAACTCGTTGTTTCTACTTTCTTAGTTGATAATCAAGAAGATATTGATGCATTTGATTCTTCTAATCTGTTTTATCAATGGGCTGTAGGAAGGGAAGAAATGGGTTTATTGGTTCTTATTTTCTTTGAAAAAACAGATACAAGAATTGAGCTTATTGACACAAAAATTGAAGTGGGTACTAGATTAGAAAATTTCATCACTAAAGCTCAGTTAGAACTCATTGTTGATCAGACGTTATATCATGCAACTTGGGATGATGATGATTATATTGATTTACCAATTATGCTCATGTATTATGAAATTTTAGAAGCAATTTATATGAATGTCTATGATTATGTAAGTTTCACTTATGATATGGAAATTTATGAACTATATATAGCTTCATATCGAAGTGATCAAGAACCTTCTAGAGTTTCAATGTCATATATTGAATATGCTCTATTTCAAATTGGAATAGATAATGACATCTTATTAATATCTATCTCCATGTTTACGGTATTATTAATTTCCCTATCTTATTACATTATTAGACGAGATACAAATCTCACCATATTAAAAAGAGAAAAAAATAAAAATAAAAAAGAGCTATAA
- a CDS encoding epoxyqueuosine reductase — translation MRSEDLRKLFLTEFDEVGIIHTDTYQKEAKKLHKKQIDINYPTMVVVALSYPKRFIKHTHTHLVPSFYTFGQDYHYVLKNRIKKVMEQLDYKYELGVDNHPYDERLAAVLAGIGFFGKNQLIINKNYGSYMFLGIVLIDCPLDQEFVLDVFDDCGTCDICIKACPTQALEENKYHMEKCMSYFNQEKKVLTEAQIKSNHSLFGCDICQMVCPKNINKGIVQHSEFDLSGKETVSIKDLFSLSNKAFEESYKDMAYLWKGKTILMRNALTLMLKQKNKDYIDLIEKSLDKKTVSWYQDTAYNILDKLKKI, via the coding sequence ATGAGATCAGAAGATTTAAGAAAATTATTTTTAACTGAATTTGATGAAGTTGGTATTATACATACTGATACGTATCAAAAAGAAGCTAAAAAACTTCATAAAAAACAAATTGATATTAATTATCCTACTATGGTTGTTGTTGCATTAAGCTATCCTAAAAGGTTTATCAAACACACACACACACATCTAGTCCCATCATTTTATACTTTTGGACAAGATTATCATTATGTTTTAAAAAACAGGATTAAAAAAGTCATGGAACAACTTGACTATAAATATGAACTAGGTGTAGATAATCATCCGTATGATGAAAGATTAGCTGCAGTATTGGCAGGTATTGGATTTTTTGGTAAGAACCAACTAATAATTAATAAAAATTATGGATCTTATATGTTTTTAGGAATTGTTTTAATCGATTGCCCACTAGATCAGGAATTTGTTTTAGATGTTTTCGATGATTGTGGCACATGTGACATTTGTATTAAAGCTTGTCCAACACAGGCATTAGAAGAAAACAAATATCATATGGAAAAATGTATGAGTTATTTTAATCAAGAAAAAAAAGTTTTAACAGAAGCACAAATTAAATCAAATCACAGTCTTTTTGGGTGTGACATATGCCAGATGGTTTGTCCTAAAAACATTAATAAAGGGATTGTTCAGCATTCGGAATTCGATTTGTCGGGTAAGGAGACAGTATCAATAAAAGATTTATTTAGTTTATCAAACAAAGCATTTGAAGAGAGTTATAAAGACATGGCCTATCTTTGGAAAGGTAAAACTATATTGATGAGAAATGCACTTACATTGATGCTAAAACAAAAAAACAAAGATTATATTGATTTAATTGAAAAATCTTTAGATAAAAAAACTGTATCTTGGTATCAAGATACAGCATATAACATATTAGATAAGCTTAAAAAGATATAA